The DNA window TCTAGGAATATTGAGTGAACAGGATTTTCAACTGAATCTGccatttttaaggcttttctaCTGATGGGACATGTGGGCTAAAGTATAAATGCTtagaagtagaattttaaaatctgagaTCCATAGATGGCCGGGGGTGTCTACTGAACCCCTAACTCTGGGTCACATGTGTAAGGTCAGGacattttggggggaaggggtttTGGAGTCTCCAGTGGCATGCTTGGCCCACAGGTTAGAAGCTCTGCACAATTCATCTGTGTCCGGTGGTGACCTGACAGTGTCCCCAGCTCCGTGCTcaagcccctgcccccactgcagcTGAGCACCTGGGAATGGTCTCAATGAGTCACTCCTTCACATCAAGCAGAACGTGTTGAAATCTACTAATAAAAGACCCAGTGATACGGATATATTCTCTGAGACCTGAAAATGAGCTCCAGGAGGGTGATGTCACTGGTTTAAGTCACTGGGTCAGTTCAGCTGCAGCATAATCAGGATCAGCACACAGAACTAATTCTAGATATTTGTGCCTTAATATATTCAAAAGATGGTAGCAAACATCTTGAATGGACCCTcagtttttcaaaaaggtttATTACCAACtggagaaaataatacataaCCTTGGCCAGGAGGTCGGTGGAGTCCACAGCAGGTGGGTGTGACAAGTCTGCATGGCTCAGGTGCTGCGGGTGGGGCTCTTCCCTGGCCCGCCCCCCTTGGGCAGCCTGGTAGCACTGGGCTGTCGGGGCATCCTCTGGCTGGATCCTTCCCGGCCGCTTCGTTctgccagggctgggcctccGCCAAGAGCAGTGCTGCCTTTGTTTCTCCCTgagcagacacagaaaacaatcGTTAGGAACCAGGGCAAACTCCAGTCACAGTACCCTCTGTACTTATGTTCCTTGAGCAACACTGACATCTAGTATGTTTCTGGGGTCACAGTCCTTTCAGCGGGGGACCCTACATCAGCCCAGAGTTCTAAGTAGTCCTTGGCAGAGCGCAGGAGGCCTTGAGGGTGTACTAGGACAGAGGTCATGCACAGAAGGAGGGGGAAAGTGTCGACGGTCAATTTAGGGGAAGCTCAGCATGCTGACTCCTGCCCAAGGAAGCGTATGTAGTTATAGCTGCAACTGCCAGTACACGGGAGGCTCGCTATCAGCAGGGCCGCTAGCTCACTGCCGCCTgggccctctcctcctccctggatGGTCCATGTCTGCATACATCAGGCTGATAACAAGGGAGCACAGGAGTCATCTGGGTCTTCTATAGCATCTGGGTTAGGGACTTCAATCCTGGGCCCCTGGGCACCCCACAAACTCTCAACAGGGCGTTTGCCGAAGGACTCAGAAGTACAGCTGAGGCACAGCTCACCCCGAGCAAGTGGCAGGGTGGGTCTCAGGTGGGCCTGACTCTGAAGCCAGCTTTTCTTTAGCCTGTCACACATGAGTTCCCCGCCCCCTCAATGTAATGACAAGGGTCCTGCTGGAAACTCAAGGGTGAGGGAAAAGTAGAAAATGGCAAGTAATGTTTCTCCATAAATCTGACAAGGCCCTAAACTCTGGAAATAAGACACCAAAGTGGCTTTGAGCCACAGAGGACATTAAGAAAGCCATCTAACAATGAAAGCAGACCATTTAGTGCACTCTGTGTGATTCATGAAACCCTCAGGAATCCCGTGCTCTTGGGGTTACTGGGGAGATCCGCTCAGGCCTCTTCaaggaggtggagggtggagaatggTCTCCAGGGTCTGCAATGGAAAGACCTACTGTGTTTGGGCTCAGGCTCTGCCACGCCCTGGGGAACCCAGCATGGGGCTTTTTGGAGCAGGTGGAATGGAGGGCCAGGCTGAGCCGAGGATGaccaggggctggagagaggcGGGGACATGCCCGGTTCCCGAGGGCACAATGACTGGACAGTAAAAGTGGTGGTCTGACTTACCATCTTCAGAAGTCAGTGTTCCTCTACCCCAAAACCAGCCTGTGTCCACTCAGGGTTTTGTGATGCCCTAATGAAGTAAACTCCCAAAGCACACCAGCCTGTCATTCCCCGGTGATTTGGGGAGCCCCTGAAGGTGGGGAGATGGCCAGACACAGAGGGACACTGTCATTTACCTTTGATGTGGCCCACATGAGTCCCACTCACCATCCCCTGCaagctctgtgggcagagctgtTTGGGAACAAGGCCTTATAAGAAGTCCCAGCAAGAGCTGCTGGTCCCCAAGAGGCCTTTCTCCTTTGCGGTGGGAGCGCCCCCTCATGGTGGTATGGGCCAGTGATGCAGCCAAGACAAAACATAAGTGGCCCAGAGCCTGCAGTTGAATGCATTTTgtatgaggaaggaaaaaaatagggtGGGCAAGGAGGACAGGTGAGTGAGAAAtgaggaggcagaaagaaagtGCTACAGGCTACAGCTGGGTGAGGCAGCACAGGGAACCCAGTGTCTTCAAGGCCTCTGGCCATTCCCGGAGAGCCTCCGCAAGTTCTGCTGCCCTCTCTggctgggcacacagcaggggctTAATCAGTGCTTCCAGAACACATGCAGACAATAACAAAGATTGGCATGCCACAGGGATGTGCACACACACTTTTAACCCTTAGCCCGTGCTTCGTGGGCCGTGCTCTCCCCAAATGCACACGGCGCTGACGGTGTTTCAGGAACAGCGTTCCTGCCACGCTCTGCAGCACAGCGGTCCGACAGAAATACAGTGCGAGCCGCATATGGCATTTTAAACTTCCTAGCagccacattaaaaagtaaaaaaacaaaaaacaaaaacaacaaaggcCCCCAGGAAATTaatttacataatatattttaattaactaaaaAGCCCCTTTTCAACATGTACTCAATATAGAAATTATTCGTGAGGAGTCATGTTCCCTTTCTGGGCCCATTCTTCGGCCTCTGGGCCCATGGTGCGGACTCCCACTCACAGTGCCTCTTCAGCACACCCCGGGGCTGTGGCTCCCGTGCTGGACAGCGCAGCTCTGGCCTCTGCACACCAAACTTCGCCTAACATGTTCTGGAgtgacatctttttaaaacttatagTTTCTCTAAACTTCAACGACAGCACTCAACTGAATTACGTTTTTCCTCAGtgactccccaccctccccatgaCAAGAATTACTCTTCTGTGCTTTCGGGTCTTGTCTCCTCCTTTTCTGCAGGAACAGGCAGAAAGGAGTCAGCCTGCTGGTGGAGTCCCTGCAGGCCACCTTGATGGCAGGGGGGTAGAAACCCAGACAGAATCAAGACCATGGCCTGGAGCAACTCTACACCCCACTTCTGTGAGAAGCCTAAGGCCAGTCAGCCCCAACAGCCCCAAAGCCCTATCGTCATCCTAGGCCACCACAGTCCCCACAGCTGGATCACGCTGACAACTCATTTCCCCACCCCGACCCTGCTGTTAATGAGGTGGCTAGAAGGTCTGCATGAACGGATGCTGCGATTAGTGGCCTCAGAGACCTGTCTTGTCTGGTGGCCTCTGCCTCTTGGCTGTAGCACACTCCTGGCATGGCCCTGTAactgccctgctcccctccaaGTTCTCCCCATCAACAACCTCCCAGGCTGCCTTCTACGCACACCACGCATCTCCCCAGGGCCCCTGTGTTCTCCTAGCCTGGCTTCTGGCCACCAGCCTAGTAGGACCCAAGGCCTGAGCATCAAAGAGAAAATGACCCCAGTTCTTcactctgtccccacctccctctgatCTTCCCAGCCCCTCTAGGCCAATGCCCCCAGAGCCACACCCATGGCGCACCTCCTGACTCTCCActctcctcttccccccaccctccagcacaAGCCCAGCTCCCCCCAGGGCCTGGACACAAACCATGCATCTCAGCCCACCTTTCCTCTCTTGGCCTCCCCACCTTCTAGAGCTCTGCAGCTGGCAGAGGGGGCCCTGTCCCCTacctgccccccgccccaagcCTGCTTAACTCCTGCAGCTTCAgttcccatctctgccactcaTCCAGCCATCTCCCTCACTAGACTGAGAGCGTGTCCATCTTGCAGCCTCACTGCGCCCTCAGCACTGAAAGGTGGTCTGGCACCCAGTCACTGAGTGAGAGGTGCCACCCTCTCGAGTGAGGAGGGCTCTGTTCccagtttctccctccctctgggaaCTCACCCATCAGTTCCTCAGCTCAGCCTGTGGTCCACCCTCCCCTACTCTGAACTGCCTCTTAGCCCTTCCCTACACCTCCCTGGCCCGAGTACCAAGAGACACCTGGGACAGCGAGGTGGGGTGTGTAGGAGGTCAAAGCCAGAGCACCTGTGGGATCTCAGGCCCCCGGCTGACACTGGGCCCCCAGCCTCATCACACCTGGCAATGCCTACAAGGTATCCCCAGCTCTGGAACCAGGCAGGAAAGGGGAATTATGGTTTTAACCTCCGGGCTGCCCATCCAGGTACGTAACAGCATCTAAGAAACCAAGGTGTTTCTCACACCTAAGGCTTTGCTGTCCACACCATGCCACatgcctcttccctgcccctcgaCCTCTTGTCTTCCTCTGGGGCATGGGCACCTCTATAGAGCGTAAGTCTCACCAGCAGAGTTAGTCTCTGTGGGGTAAGGGGTGTTGATCCCATTCTAGAAGTACTGGGGTTATATCTTAGTAAACCATGAAACATGTTCTCACTCTCTAAGCTGTGCGGCAGAGATGGCCAGCAGGACCCTGCCCTTGCAGCTAAAAGCTGCCCTGGCTTTCTTGGGGCATAGCAGTTTCCATGGAAACATGAGAGCACACCATCCCCCAGAGATAAACCAATAAATGCAACCTGCAAAAGGAGAGAACAGGCAGCAAGAGAACCGGAGGGAACCGGGGGGCCCCGGAGAGAGAGGCGAGTACGTGGCAGCTGGGCTGTGATGCAGAACCGGAGAGGCCGCAGGCCGTGGGGCCGAGGAAAAGGAGGGCCTTGCAGAGGGGCTACAGTTCttggcagagagaaaggaggcctCTGCAGGTCAGAGAGAGACACAAAGAGAGGAGATGGAGCATGGGTCAGTGAGGAGGCTCAGGGCCTCTCAGGAGAGAGGGAGCGAGTGCCTAGGACCCTGGCACTCCCACCCAAAGGGGCCAGCCTGCTCTCTACTCCAATGTCAGCTGCTTCTCAGAGTGTAAGTACCTGAGTTCTCTGGCCAAGAAGGTTCTGCTGCATCTGGGAGGGTTTCTGGCAGCCCTCAGGAGCATAGGCGATGCGGTGCTCCGTCATAACACCcccctcaccagcacctgttcaTGCCCTAGTCATGACCCTCGTGGGTGAGACGGCCCCTCAAGCCTGAGCCCAGTGCTCTGCCACTCAGGCCTCTGTCCCCGGACTCTCTGGGGACAGCAAGGACTGCCATGCTGACGAGGTACGTATAAAGTAGGGGGCTGTAGGAAGGCCTCTGCCTGCCCACTCCCGGAGCATTTCCGTGGAGACTGCATTTGCCAGGAGAATAGGAACCAAGGCAAGTCTCGTCCCTGTATTTGTGGCTTGAAGGCATGAGTGATAAGGTGAGAAGAAGCTGGGGCAGCAAAAGTCCCAGATGAGCCCTAACCTGCTTGGGCCACGCTGGGGCACCCATTCTGCCTCCACCTGATCTAGACGGACTCTCTCAAGGCTAGCATTGAAGCCAAAGCTGGGGACTGCGCCAAAGGGGAGAGCCCTTGGATGGGCCCAGTGGGTCCTGGGAGAAGACCTACAGAAAGGCCTGGCCACTGAGGGTCTAGCCCTGCTGTGCCGGGCACTGCCCACCTCCTGGCCCCGGAAACCCCACCTCCCGGGACACAGGGGCAAGAGAGCACCCCAACTCTGACCTCGGGTCTCCGGCATGCTCGATGTGGGCGGGGACACAGCCGCAGAGTCCTGGGGCTCGCTCGCCAGCCTCTGCCCGGCACACATGGACTTGAGCATCTGGAAGACTGCGAGGGGCGCGACGTTCAGCTTCAGCAGGTCCACCAGGATCCTGGTGAGAACAGACGCGGTGCGGAATGAGCCCTCTTGGTCACCGGCCCGTGGGCTCCGACGAGAACGGGCCAGACACAGCTACCAGACCGGGGTTAGGCCCAGAAGAGCCACCTCCCTCAAGGCCCGACTCTACTCTACATCCCCAGGGGGTTCCGACAAGGACAGGGGACTCGTATATAGATCAGTGGCCCGGCGGGGAGCTGAGAGCAGAAATGTCTGGGGGTTGGAGGAGCGCGCAGCCCCCACCCGCTCACTTGAACACGTCGGGGTCCATGGCGCCGCCAGCCGCCTGCGCCAGCTCGTACAGCTCCATCTCCTCCGCACTCAGCACCTTCTTCCGCCGCAGCGCGAGCTTCTGCAGAGCTGCCTCCAGCCCCGGGGGTGGCCCGGGCCCGGAGCCCGTCGCCGCCATCTGCTCGGCCTGCGGGAAGACAGGCGACCCGCTCCCGCCCGGCCGGGGGCCCCTACAGAGCCCTCGGCTGGCCCAGAGGGCGGTTTCTCTCCCAACAGCGCCACCGCCTGGCCTCCGAGACAACCCAGCCCCGGAGAGCGGGGATTGGTCCGTCTCCCCTCCGCCATTCGATCCACAGTTACGTGCTGGCAGTGAGTTAGGCGTGGGGAATAAGGTGGCGGGCCAAGAGACCTGGTCTTTGGTGATGAGGACTTCCCTGCTAGGCTGTACTGGTCGTTGTCGCCGAAGTAGAAATATCCAGTGCAGTGCCTGGAATATAGTGAccgctcaataaatgcttgtgggACGAAGGGCAGTCGATGCACAAAGTGTAATTGTTCCGCTCCAGGATGCCCCCCGGCGGCGCGCTCCCAGGGCCCTAACGAACAGCCCCTCCTGATGCGCACGCGCGCTGCGCGCCGCGGACACACAGTGCACGAGCTCAGGCATGAGGTGCGCAGACGCACCGCACCTACCGCGCACCACACACAGAAGTGAACCCACCAACCTGCCCCGCCTTCGCTGTACGCACGCGCCTTTTGAGGTAGCCGCGCGGAGAGGTGGCGGCGCGTTTCCCGCCAGGCCAGGGGGCGTGACGCCGCGCGCAGCTTGATGACGACACGACGGCGCCGGGTAGGCGAATGGGAGCCACAGTCCGTGAGATGAACGAAACTATGGACTCTACAGGTGAGTGGCGGGAGCCGCGCGCAGGATGGTCCCGCGCCCCGGCAGCCTCTCCGAACGTCCGCCGAAGATGTCTCGGTTCCTCCGCGAGCCCCGGGTTCGGGCCGGCGGGGGAGCAGGGGCTGCGGGCTGCGCCCTCCTGCCACCGTCCCGCGCGGCTCGCCCATGCCGTCCCGGTGGGTGCTCGGTTAACGTTCGTTGAACGAGTTGGGAGGAAGGGGAGCTTCGAGTTAAAGTTGAGCCTTGGGCTCAACAAACCGTGTAGGAGGAAGAGCTGGGTGTGAGTCCCAGCCCGAGCCTTCCTCACTGGGAGGCTCGATTTTTtcgagccccagtttcctcacccgTGGTAGCTTAGAGCAGCTAGGGGGAGTCCTTGGCAGTAGCGTCATTTGCTTGACATGATCGGCAACCGAGGGCTGCGGCCCCCGGAAGAAACCCCCCAACAAGGTCCGAAGCAGCTCGTGCAGAAAGTGTCGTTGAAGTGGTGGGATGAAGCAAACGCTGAGTGCACAGTGCAGAAGGGGGTCATGGGGGGCGCCTGCCCGTGGCAGGGCCAGCGAACAGTGTTAGAGACACTACCAGGGATCTTGGAAAGACCCCTGGTTTGGTGCCTCTGGCCTCATTCCTTCAGGCCTTGCCTCTGCAAGCTTCCTTGAGCAAGGAGGTGCGTTCACCTCATCTCTAAAGCTCTGCCCTTTGCAAACAGTTCAGGATTTTATGCCGTTTTGGTCAATTTGGAATAGTTCTCTTGGCCATTTGATTTAGGATTGaggtgttttatttgttttaagtcTTCTTTAAAACTGAAACCGAGAGCTAGTTTAAGagttgagtcctggctggtgtggcccagtggattgctTGCCGACCTGAGAACCGAATGGTCTtgggatcgattcccagtcaggacacatgcctgggttgtgggccaggtccccagctgggggccttcGAGAGGCAACTggctgatgtatctctcacacgtcggtgtttttctccctttctttctccctcccttcccatctctctaaaagtaaataaacaaaaagagagTTGAGAAAAGCTTTGGAAGTCTTTGTAATGCCAAGTGGCAGATAGGCACATCTGTCAACCCCTCAACTGCCTGCCTACACAGCCCCCTTGCACGCAACCACTCTCCACCCACGTTAAGCTGTGATTGCCCCCTCAGTGCCCTTACTCCGGCCGTGGGCCAGGAAAGCCATCAATTAGCCCATCATTGGAACGAGGCAGGCTTCCTCTCTACTCAGTCCAAGTCCGGATTATTTCATTTCCTGACCTGAGTGGGCAGAGAAGTAGGAATCTGGAGAGCTACTCCTGATTTTCTGGTGGCCAGACTGAAGGCTCCCTTGGCAGGGCCTGTTCATCTCCTCCCTTCATTCTCATAGAGCACATGTAATACAGCGGAGATTCGTCCGCCTGTCTCTGGGAGAGATCGGTGGGGAGGTCTGTGTATTTGAATGCCGGTTCTGCCCTGTACCAGCTTGGTGAGGACAAGGGACttgccttctctctgcctctgtttcctcatctgtactgACCTTGTAGGGTTGTTGTGTGGATGgtttttgggattttttttgcttaacgaacttagcagcttaaaacttCACCCCTTTGTTATCTCAAAATTTTATAAGCAGGCTTGGGATTCTCGGCTTAGAGTCTCACAAGGCCGAAATCAAGGTATTGGCTGGCTTTGCTCTTATGTGGATGCTCTGGAGAAGTATCTCCTTCCAAACGCATTCAGGTTGCTGTCAGAATGGAGTTCTTTGGAGTTGTAGAACTCAGGTCCCGGtctccttgctggctgtcagccagaACTGctctgcatcatattttgtggTCCACTGACCTGACCCTTTAATTGTATCTACGAGGTCCCTTCGCAGCAATACCTGGATGAACGTTTGATTGAATAACCAGGGACGCGCACTTGAAGGGCTACCTTTAGAATTCTGCCAAGCACCGAGAATTAAGTGAGAAGTATATGGACAGCCCCTAGAACCAGGCCTGACACGTGCTGTATAAGCGTGACCACACATTCCCAAGGATTCACCTCCACGCATCCGGCTCTGAAGCTGGCCGCTGTGGACCGCGTGAGAACGGCATGTCTATAACACCTGGGACGTGGCAGCGCAGCGTGTGCTGAGTCACACATGTTCTCCTGGGCATTATGAACGATACAGTGTTCTGTCGTTTGGCAGGTGTTGAGATTTCATCTTTGCTTTTCCACAGCGGTTGCCTAAGACGGCCATTTTCAACTCTCCACGGGCGGCTACCATGGCGTTCCCTCACCTGCAACAGCCCAGCTTCCTGCTGGTGAGTATCAGGTGCCTGTGGGAGTGCCCCTGTGAATCTCCGTGGAGTGGTGGCTCCGTGGAGTGGTGGCTGGGGGACTTGGGAGTTCTTTCCACTGACTTAAACCCCCCAGTGGTTGTTTGGGGGACGTGTGATGGAAATAGCACTGGACTCGGGGTTGAAATCCTTaggctgcctctgcctctgcctctgccgggcCTTGGGTTACTCACCTTCTGAGCCCTGAAGATGAGatggttttctcatctacaagGCGAGTTGATTCAAATGCCATTTTTCCCTGCTTCTTGGGGTATGAGGAGGGGCAGTGACTCAAAAGGATATACATTTGACTTTTTAAGTATTGTAAATTCTTCCACAAAAGAGTAATAATTGTAACTGTCACTAGTGAAAAAAAGCGGGACACTGCTGTGCTGAGGGCGACCGGGCCTGCAGCGTGAGGCAAATGTCAGTGGTAAGAGTTTCAGATTTCAGTTCGCAGAAGATACTTCACGTAAACATTTCTTTGGAAGGACATTCTTCCCCGGTGAACTCTCTAGGGCCGACAGATCCACCCATGGCCTCCACAGCCCAGGGCTTCAGCTCTGACTGAGGCCCCATGGACTCCACCCTCGtctggaggtgggcagggcctcCGATAACCCTGGGCAAAGCCCTCTTCCTTCAGACTCAGACACTTCCTCGTGGTCTTCATTTGTGCAGTGGCTTCTTATCTTGGTGTAGTCAGGATACACACACCCCACGACCTCAGGAAGATTCCTTCATGCTGTTCCTGAATGCCTTCGTGATTAGTGCCAGCTCCTGGCTGGAGCCGTCTGTTTCTTCAGGTTGTGAAGGTTCAGAAGGTTCATTAGCTACTGCATAAAGGATAGTTTGGTTAAGGGCTTAAATGGCAATGAAGGACACCCTCATTTCATTGGACATTCTTACCGATGATCACGGTGGTGTGAACCGTGGGCAGTCACACACGCAGGGAATCCCAGTTTGTGCACATGTACCTGGTGGACGCTGTGGTCTGTGAGGGAAATCCTGCTCCCAGGGGCCTCTCCTGGGTGTGGGGCTGACCCCCTGCTTATGGATCAGgcaaaagtgtttttattttgataatgtgCAGCTTTCGAGGTAACTGGCGATGCCTAACAGAGGGTGCTGAGCGTGGCTGGTCTAGAGAGCATGGGACCTCAGCCCCCCTTCTAGTAGCATCCTTTGGGTCACTGACACGTGCGTGATCTAAAGGTATGATCAGGCCAGTGGTGTGTGTCCCACTCCAGCCTGCCACCTGGGCTTCTGTTTTGGCTCCGGCCAGAATATCATCAAGAGCCGCCTCGTGAACATGCTTGATTTTTTTCGGTTTCTTCTCCTAGGCTAGCCTGAAAGCTGACTCTATAAATAAGTCCTTTGCACAGCGGTGCCAAGACCTGGTTAAAGTCATCGAGGATTTTCCAGCAAAGGTACAGCTCTGCTAGTGTCTCTTCGGGGCATGTCTCTCACTGTCCCTGAAAATGTTGTCACAGACCCTGGTTCCTTCCCCTGAGCACCGCCCTGCACAGAGCCTGACCTGGCGCCGTGACCGTTACGCCTATGGGCACACTGAAACGTGTGACCATGTAGACCAATGGTTTTCAATTGTGGAGGCTTCTGTCCCACACAGGGGCTTGGCAACAGTCGGGGACATTTCTAGTTGTCACACGCGGGTGGGGCTACTGGCATTAAGGGGTAGAGGCCAGGCGTGCTGGTAAAGCatcctataatgcacaggacagccccacatcAAAGAAATTTTCAGCtgaaaatgtcaacagtgccacAGTTGATAAACCCTGATGTGAACACTGAAAGTGTGTATTTGCATCACCCGGAATTGTCCAGTAGTAAGTTGGATAAGTTCAAGGAGCTGACCTGGAAAGGGGTTACTGCCAAGTGACCCGACGGTCAGTCTCGGTCTCAGGGGCTCACTTTGAGAAAGAACGTTGCCACCTTTTATAACAAAGCTCTCTTCAGATCAGaagtttttgacatttttaagaaactttaaaGACGCTGACTTGTGCAGCTGGCCCAGATAGAAAGCAGCACTGCTTGGAGTCTCATGGGGCCACAGTGAAGGAACCCACGGCTGCTGCTCCTGTTGTGCTGCCGTGCCAGGGTTCCTGAGGGTGCCGGGCTGTCCGTGGGCCTTTGCATCAGGGAGTGGCATCCCCAGAGGTCAGATCCAGCTAGGGAAGTGGGTGGCGCTTGGTGCAGGACTGGAGCTGGCGCATAGCCCAGCAGTGGGCTAGTGGGCACTGTCCCCAGCAGGCCTGCCTGAAGCCTAACTTGCTCACTGTTTCAGGAGCTGCATGCCATCTTCCCGTGGCTGGTGGAGAGCATTTTCGGCAGCCTGGATGGTGTTCTCCTTGGCTGGAACCTCCGCTGCTTACAGGGACGTGTGAGCCCTGTAGAGTACAGCATTGTGATGGAATTTCTAGACCCTGGGTAGGTAGGTTTGTCACCTGAGGAACTGGATGTGTCCTCTGGTGGTcccatttttaaatcactgtATTTTTCAAAGTTAAGGAACCAATCGAAGCAAAGTGGTTTGTGGTTCATCTGCCCTGTTCTTGTTGGTTTGATTTCATGTTCAGTGGCCCCATGATGAAGCTGGTTTATAAACTTCAAGCTGAAGACTATAAGTTTGACTTTCCTGTCTCCTACCTGCCCGTAAGTAAGCCATGGGGGTGAGCGCTGTGCTTGGGGCAGAGAGCCTGAACCAGTGGCTGCAGGGGTGGTGAGTGGGCAGGGGCCCTCGACGCTTGCAGGTCTTTGTGAGGATGATGTGAGAGAGTCTAAGTAAAGACTTTTTGCTCAAGTGCTATGCAGAAGATAGTGCTGTTCCCACGGCCAGGGTCTGTGCGCTGGCCGCCGCCTCAGCAGCTTTCCCAAAGGGCTGCGCCGCATGGGAGGTGCCGAGCTGGAGCCTGCCCTCGAGCCTGCCCCCGTCTCCCCACAGGGCCCTGTGAAAGCGTCCATCCAGGAGCGTGTGCTCCCTGACAGCCCTCTGTACCACAATAAGGTCCAGTTCCCCCCCGCCGGGGGCCTTGGCCTGAACCTGGCCCTCAGTATCCTTTGCTGGCCCCGTGGGTAGGGAGTCTGGGGAGGCCAGCACAGTGCAGGGATGGGGGTGGCCCAGCAACTGTGCCGTTTGCCCCCTGACACTGCCTTCAGATCCGTTCGAGTATTACATGTTCTTTTTTGCTTTGAGCCTCATCACTCAAAAGGTACAGGAAGCATTCCTCTCAGCAGAGTGCTTTACTGGAGGCCCTGTGATGGGTGGGGACGTGGCCCTGGGCTTTTGTTTCCATAGCAGGGGGAGCTGGGGACTCGCCTGGGAGCCAGCAGCTGGCCTTTCTTcgccttccctttctccttctccctccctgcctcctttctctgtgtcctcctttccttcctcctctagCCCTTGTCCTTCCGGCCATTCTCACTTAGGGCAGCAGTCGGGTGGGCGGACTTGACAGGTGATGTGTGGTGACCTAGGCACCATGGGTGGTGGTCTGAGCTTTCCATAGGAGGTGCCCACTGGGGCGGGGTGGGACTGTGGGTTTAGTCAGGCTGTCTGGTGGGAGCTTTTCTCCTAGCACCACCCTCGGTTCTCACGGGCTGGCCTTGGGCACAGCCCACATCCCAGGGCCTTCCTGTGATTGCTGGGATCAGCAGCCTGGGCCGCTGCCCAGAGCCACACACTAACCCGAGTTCTGTTTTCCAGCCACTCCCTGGGGCCCTCCACGTCCGTACTTCAGACTGCGCCTA is part of the Desmodus rotundus isolate HL8 chromosome 7, HLdesRot8A.1, whole genome shotgun sequence genome and encodes:
- the LOC112301937 gene encoding mitotic-spindle organizing protein 2B isoform X2, whose amino-acid sequence is MAATGSGPGPPPGLEAALQKLALRRKKVLSAEEMELYELAQAAGGAMDPDVFKILVDLLKLNVAPLAVFQMLKSMCAGQRLASEPQDSAAVSPPTSSMPETREASFLSAKNCSPSARPSFSSAPRPAASPVLHHSPAATYSPLSPGPPGSLRFSCCLFSPFAGRNKGSTALGGGPALAERSGREGSSQRMPRQPSATRLPKGGGPGKSPTRST
- the LOC112301937 gene encoding mitotic-spindle organizing protein 2B isoform X1, which codes for MAATGSGPGPPPGLEAALQKLALRRKKVLSAEEMELYELAQAAGGAMDPDVFKILVDLLKLNVAPLAVFQMLKSMCAGQRLASEPQDSAAVSPPTSSMPETRGRNKGSTALGGGPALAERSGREGSSQRMPRQPSATRLPKGGGPGKSPTRST